One segment of Candidatus Spechtbacteria bacterium DNA contains the following:
- a CDS encoding ComF family protein: protein MPMSLRTILATIGSSFFPALCIYCGKENKWLCVECTKKAEPFPHAVCPACDARAIDGKLEDSCTEKTGLTRFFCAYPLKNPVVRALVHTYKYRYGSTLHETISALLAQWLKFQNAGGLFDDSFVIVAVPLHKARLNARGFNQSELLARDFAQYFAVPLLTNVLARTKNTPSQLEVHNKIARSQNMQNAFEVTKNDALKGSRVILIDDVYTSGATMRECAAALRKAGAREVWGVAFARG from the coding sequence ATGCCCATGTCCCTCCGCACCATTCTCGCAACAATAGGCTCTTCCTTCTTCCCTGCTCTCTGCATTTACTGCGGCAAAGAAAATAAGTGGCTTTGCGTGGAATGTACAAAAAAAGCAGAGCCATTCCCCCACGCCGTTTGTCCTGCCTGCGACGCTCGCGCGATTGATGGCAAATTAGAAGATTCTTGCACAGAAAAAACGGGCTTAACCCGTTTTTTCTGTGCTTATCCGCTGAAAAATCCCGTCGTTCGCGCGCTGGTGCATACCTATAAGTATCGCTACGGTTCAACACTTCACGAAACAATCTCTGCTTTGCTTGCGCAGTGGCTAAAATTTCAAAATGCGGGCGGCCTTTTTGATGATTCTTTTGTGATTGTAGCAGTGCCTCTGCACAAAGCGCGTCTAAACGCGCGCGGATTTAACCAGTCAGAGCTTCTTGCGCGCGATTTTGCGCAATATTTTGCAGTGCCACTTTTAACAAATGTGCTGGCAAGGACAAAAAATACTCCATCACAACTTGAGGTGCATAACAAAATCGCCCGCAGCCAAAACATGCAAAATGCTTTTGAAGTAACAAAAAATGACGCGCTGAAAGGTAGTCGCGTCATTTTAATTGATGATGTCTACACCAGCGGCGCAACAATGCGAGAATGCGCCGCGGCACTCCGTAAAGCAGGAGCAAGAGAGGTGTGGGGCGTTGCCTTTGCGCGAGGCTAA
- a CDS encoding disulfide bond formation protein B: MSPTILLISKALSLSIIAGQIVLVAGLVYFFARRQKNDKLIAFVARNALPLAFLLAAGAMAGTLFYSEIAALPPCTLCWYQRIALYPQALILAIALWKKDKGIVDYVIGLSLVGALIAAYHSYLQYSGAQSITCSIIKEAVSCSEPQVLEFGYITIPVMSLTVFSLILFLMFISKRFSASS, encoded by the coding sequence ATGAGTCCAACAATCCTCTTAATTAGCAAAGCGTTATCGTTATCTATAATAGCAGGGCAAATTGTGCTCGTTGCAGGTTTAGTATACTTTTTCGCGCGCAGACAAAAAAACGACAAACTGATTGCATTTGTCGCGCGCAATGCTTTGCCACTGGCTTTTCTTCTTGCCGCGGGTGCGATGGCAGGCACGCTTTTTTATTCGGAAATCGCGGCGCTTCCGCCATGCACGCTGTGTTGGTATCAGCGTATCGCGCTTTACCCGCAAGCGCTAATTTTGGCCATCGCGCTGTGGAAAAAAGATAAGGGGATTGTTGATTATGTGATTGGGCTGTCGTTGGTGGGCGCGCTTATCGCCGCCTATCATTCGTATTTGCAGTATTCGGGCGCGCAGTCAATTACTTGCTCTATAATAAAAGAAGCGGTCTCTTGCTCCGAGCCGCAGGTTCTTGAATTTGGGTACATAACTATACCAGTGATGTCGCTAACAGTGTTTTCCCTGATTTTGTTTTTGATGTTCATTAGTAAGAGGTTCTCGGCTAGCTCTTAG
- the guaB gene encoding IMP dehydrogenase, which yields MKKYFPSGLTYDDILLIPQYSDISSRKLIDISTKFSRNVNLKSPIVSANMDTVTESRMAIAMALEGGLGVIHRFLSIEEQAVEVRKVKRAQNLVIDDPATISQDATLEQAVNIMRENNISGLIVCADNGTVRGIITLRDVRFKNNLNGKVKDCMTPREKLITAPRGITAEKALYLFDKHKIEKLPLVDAKDKLIGLITASDFQKAREHAGAAKDKQGKLLVGAAVGVKDGVERAEALVEAGADVLVIDIAHGHHKRCVDLTKDLKKKFDIDVVAGNVATAEGARDLIKAGADAIKVGIGPGAACSTRIVAGAGVPQLSAILDVVPVVKKANVPLIADGGIKNSGDVAKAIAAGASTVMIGNLFSGTYESPGTYYIEDGEAFKIYRGLASRDASIDRQQVEANAERQDRAPEGISFRVTYKGEVQKFLQILLDGLQSGMSYTGAKNISEFWKKARFVRMTEAGARESSPRNYQV from the coding sequence ATGAAAAAATATTTTCCTTCGGGGCTTACTTATGATGACATTCTTTTAATACCGCAGTATTCGGATATTTCGTCCCGCAAGTTAATTGATATTAGTACAAAATTTTCGCGTAACGTGAATTTGAAAAGTCCTATTGTAAGCGCGAATATGGATACGGTTACAGAATCGCGCATGGCAATTGCTATGGCGTTGGAAGGAGGCCTAGGCGTCATCCACCGTTTTTTAAGCATTGAAGAGCAGGCGGTAGAGGTGCGCAAGGTAAAACGCGCCCAAAACTTGGTCATAGACGATCCGGCAACAATTTCACAGGACGCCACGCTTGAGCAGGCAGTAAACATAATGCGGGAAAATAATATAAGCGGATTAATAGTATGTGCCGATAATGGTACTGTGCGGGGCATTATTACGTTGCGCGACGTGCGGTTTAAGAACAATTTAAATGGGAAAGTGAAAGATTGCATGACGCCGCGGGAAAAACTTATTACGGCACCCAGAGGCATTACCGCGGAAAAAGCGCTTTATCTTTTTGACAAACACAAAATTGAAAAATTGCCGCTTGTAGATGCCAAAGATAAACTTATTGGCCTTATTACCGCATCTGACTTTCAAAAAGCGCGCGAGCACGCAGGTGCGGCAAAAGATAAGCAGGGCAAGCTTTTGGTAGGCGCTGCAGTGGGAGTTAAAGATGGCGTTGAGCGCGCCGAGGCTCTCGTTGAAGCGGGCGCTGATGTTCTTGTGATAGATATTGCACACGGCCATCACAAGCGCTGTGTTGATTTAACCAAAGATTTAAAAAAGAAATTTGATATTGATGTTGTGGCGGGGAATGTGGCAACCGCAGAGGGCGCGCGGGATCTTATCAAAGCCGGAGCGGACGCTATTAAAGTTGGCATCGGCCCGGGAGCGGCGTGCTCCACCAGAATTGTCGCGGGGGCGGGAGTGCCTCAACTTTCCGCAATTTTAGACGTTGTGCCGGTGGTAAAAAAAGCCAACGTGCCGCTTATCGCGGACGGGGGAATCAAAAATTCCGGTGACGTGGCAAAGGCCATCGCTGCCGGCGCCTCAACCGTGATGATAGGGAACTTGTTTTCAGGCACTTACGAGTCCCCCGGCACTTATTATATTGAAGACGGCGAGGCGTTTAAGATTTATCGCGGACTTGCCTCTCGTGACGCATCCATTGACCGCCAGCAAGTTGAAGCAAATGCCGAGCGCCAAGATCGCGCGCCCGAGGGCATCAGCTTCCGCGTAACTTACAAGGGGGAGGTGCAAAAGTTTTTGCAGATACTGCTTGATGGCCTGCAATCTGGCATGAGCTACACAGGCGCAAAAAACATCAGCGAGTTCTGGAAAAAAGCTAGGTTTGTGCGCATGACAGAGGCGGGAGCGCGTGAAAGCTCGCCGAGGAACTATCAAGTGTAA
- a CDS encoding alpha-amylase — protein MANKLSWWKNAVVYQIYPLSFRDTNQDGVGDLEGIIEKLKYLNDGTEKSLGIDAIWLSPIYPSPWADFGYDVSDYCAVHPALGNLATFDALVEEAGKRGIKIIMDLVVNHTSQEHPWFQESRSSTDNPKRTWYIWQDENEEEGPPNNWPSFFGGSAWTRDARTNQYYLHKFLPEQPDLNLWNPEVQEAILASVRFWLERGVAGFRIDVADLLLEDNSFADAPVINAPVGHDVAEPIRWEKVYWRPETHEFLKKLRKLLDEYGAIGIGEVSPAHMLDFYGAEDDELQLPFNFSLIGMPWSAAPIRSAINSYESSLGNGQWPNYVLGNHDNKRLSSRIGPENARAAALMLLTLRGTIFLYYGDEIGMEDVPMNRDQLKDTPSLRFSHKESRDPARTPMQWSNEFAAGFSGAEPWLPIHENCQTLNVEAQDKDRLSLLALYRRLIHLRKKSVALSSGAYESLYVIPKTILAYRRYTTSEEYLIIINFTDKTVRPDLSEYHFSGCCVLSTHSLYNTKQPKLLQKIILRPREGKVFRIY, from the coding sequence ATGGCAAACAAACTTTCGTGGTGGAAAAATGCTGTTGTGTATCAGATATATCCTTTGAGTTTTCGCGATACTAACCAGGATGGCGTGGGAGACCTAGAGGGAATTATTGAAAAACTAAAGTATCTTAATGACGGTACGGAAAAATCTTTGGGCATAGACGCTATCTGGCTTTCTCCTATCTATCCCTCCCCCTGGGCAGATTTCGGCTATGATGTATCAGATTACTGCGCTGTCCATCCAGCATTGGGAAACCTGGCAACATTTGATGCGCTCGTTGAGGAAGCTGGCAAGCGCGGCATAAAGATTATCATGGACTTGGTCGTTAATCACACCTCGCAAGAGCATCCGTGGTTTCAGGAATCGCGCTCAAGTACGGACAATCCCAAACGCACTTGGTATATATGGCAAGATGAAAATGAGGAGGAGGGACCGCCCAACAATTGGCCTTCCTTTTTCGGAGGATCTGCCTGGACTCGAGACGCGCGTACAAATCAATATTATTTGCATAAATTTTTGCCCGAACAGCCGGATCTTAATCTGTGGAATCCGGAGGTTCAAGAAGCCATTCTTGCCAGCGTACGATTCTGGCTTGAAAGAGGTGTTGCCGGCTTCCGCATAGACGTAGCGGATTTGCTTTTGGAAGATAATTCCTTCGCTGACGCCCCTGTGATAAACGCGCCTGTTGGTCATGATGTCGCGGAGCCCATCAGATGGGAAAAAGTCTACTGGCGGCCGGAAACTCATGAATTTCTAAAAAAACTTCGCAAGCTGCTGGACGAATATGGAGCAATTGGCATTGGCGAAGTAAGCCCCGCGCATATGCTAGATTTTTATGGAGCGGAAGACGATGAATTGCAACTGCCGTTTAACTTTTCCCTCATAGGAATGCCGTGGAGCGCCGCGCCAATCCGTTCTGCAATAAATAGTTATGAATCTTCGCTTGGCAATGGACAATGGCCTAATTATGTTTTAGGAAATCACGACAACAAGCGTCTCTCCTCGCGTATAGGACCAGAAAACGCGCGCGCCGCCGCGCTAATGTTGCTCACATTGCGCGGAACTATATTTCTTTATTACGGCGATGAAATTGGAATGGAAGACGTTCCGATGAATCGCGACCAGCTCAAAGATACGCCGAGCCTGCGCTTTTCTCACAAAGAAAGCCGTGACCCCGCGCGAACACCCATGCAATGGAGCAACGAATTTGCCGCGGGGTTTTCGGGAGCGGAACCGTGGTTGCCGATCCATGAAAATTGTCAAACCCTCAATGTAGAAGCACAGGATAAAGACAGGCTTTCTCTGCTTGCGCTTTATCGCCGCCTTATACATTTACGTAAAAAATCTGTCGCGCTAAGCTCTGGTGCGTATGAATCGCTTTACGTGATCCCAAAAACAATTCTTGCGTACCGCCGCTATACAACCAGCGAAGAATATCTAATAATCATAAATTTCACCGATAAAACCGTTCGGCCGGATCTTTCGGAATATCACTTCAGTGGCTGCTGCGTTCTTTCAACGCATTCTTTGTATAATACAAAGCAACCTAAATTGCTACAAAAAATTATACTGCGTCCACGAGAGGGTAAAGTATTTAGAATATATTAA
- a CDS encoding dual specificity protein phosphatase family protein: MHTDNILDFDYISDGIYIGTNQCCQTHFDEKLKSDGVGADLSLEENRLDAPFGVEFYVWIPVPNHEAPTKDQLEFGVSVLEKIVEMKKRVYVHCKNGHGRAPTLVAAYFIKQGKFVDEAIEFIKSKRTSIHINDSQKKALEDYAKNK, encoded by the coding sequence ATGCATACAGACAACATACTGGACTTTGATTATATTTCCGACGGCATCTATATAGGCACTAACCAGTGCTGCCAGACTCATTTTGATGAAAAATTAAAGAGCGATGGAGTGGGCGCGGACTTATCGCTTGAAGAAAATCGGCTGGATGCTCCGTTTGGCGTTGAATTTTATGTATGGATTCCGGTGCCAAATCACGAAGCTCCAACAAAAGATCAATTGGAATTCGGAGTGTCGGTTCTTGAGAAAATAGTGGAAATGAAAAAGAGGGTATACGTGCATTGTAAGAACGGACACGGGCGCGCTCCCACGCTGGTCGCGGCTTATTTTATTAAACAAGGAAAATTCGTAGACGAAGCCATAGAGTTCATTAAATCAAAAAGAACGTCTATACATATTAATGACTCTCAAAAAAAAGCCTTGGAAGACTACGCGAAAAATAAATAA
- a CDS encoding DoxX family protein: protein MLEQLIQFNNFGLFLLRLVISVIFLYHAFPKLKNAKGMATAMGAPTIAVFMLGSVEFLASLGLIFGMYTQIAALVLAIVMVGAIVMKIMQWHVPFSAMDKTGWEFDFILLAANIAIILSGGGSIKLW from the coding sequence ATGCTTGAACAACTAATACAATTCAACAATTTCGGTTTATTTTTATTGCGCCTAGTAATTTCGGTTATATTTTTGTATCACGCGTTTCCGAAATTAAAAAACGCCAAAGGTATGGCAACGGCAATGGGCGCGCCAACTATTGCGGTTTTCATGCTAGGATCAGTGGAATTTTTAGCTTCACTTGGTCTTATATTTGGAATGTATACTCAAATTGCCGCTTTAGTGCTTGCTATTGTGATGGTAGGCGCTATCGTAATGAAAATAATGCAGTGGCACGTCCCATTTTCGGCAATGGATAAAACTGGTTGGGAGTTTGATTTTATACTACTTGCCGCAAACATTGCTATTATTTTAAGTGGTGGCGGGTCAATTAAACTTTGGTAA
- a CDS encoding helix-turn-helix transcriptional regulator, with the protein MKKLREAKGLSQGDIHRATGIDRAYISNLEAGKQNPTLETIAKIAEALGVSSGELLK; encoded by the coding sequence ATGAAAAAGCTTCGGGAAGCGAAAGGGTTGTCTCAAGGAGACATACATCGTGCGACTGGAATAGATAGAGCATATATCAGCAACCTTGAAGCCGGAAAGCAAAATCCAACACTTGAGACAATCGCCAAGATTGCCGAGGCTTTGGGTGTTAGTAGCGGAGAACTTTTGAAATAA
- a CDS encoding VTT domain-containing protein — protein sequence MNPDQLIQAFGLMGIIITLFAESGTFLGFILPGDSLLFIAGILASQGDLPLLPLLIFGSIAAILGDQAGYWFGRKVGPALFRQEESFLFHKDRLEQARIFYDKYGILTIILARFVAYARTFAPMLAGVGKMNYRTFTLFNIIGGILWVCSITLVGYWLGHLFPDIGDYVFELIVVVIAFSILPAIVEAIRRTIKGRR from the coding sequence TTGAATCCAGATCAACTAATTCAGGCCTTCGGTTTGATGGGGATTATTATTACGCTTTTTGCCGAATCAGGCACATTTCTAGGCTTTATTTTGCCCGGAGACTCCCTTCTATTTATTGCTGGAATTCTTGCGTCTCAGGGCGATTTGCCGTTATTGCCATTATTAATATTCGGTAGCATCGCGGCGATACTGGGCGATCAGGCGGGGTATTGGTTTGGAAGAAAAGTTGGGCCCGCGCTTTTTCGTCAGGAAGAATCTTTTTTGTTCCATAAGGATAGGCTAGAACAGGCAAGGATTTTTTATGATAAATATGGAATATTGACGATTATTCTTGCTAGGTTCGTGGCTTATGCCAGAACATTTGCTCCCATGCTTGCAGGGGTAGGAAAGATGAACTATCGCACGTTTACATTATTCAACATCATAGGCGGCATTTTGTGGGTGTGTTCCATCACACTTGTAGGGTATTGGCTAGGGCATCTTTTTCCTGATATCGGGGATTACGTTTTTGAGTTAATAGTGGTTGTTATTGCATTTTCGATATTGCCCGCTATAGTGGAGGCCATACGTAGGACGATAAAGGGGAGAAGATAG
- a CDS encoding AAA family ATPase has protein sequence MTQDAALTILKTGANVFLTGEPGSGKTHTINQYVAWLRSHGIEPAITASTGIAATHIGGMTVHSWSGIGIKSRLDKYDLDRIASNERVAKRIRNSKILIIDEVSMLPAETVSMVDAVCCEVMQKTDPFGGLQVIFVGDFFQLPPVVRMDPGQQALALSFVEWPPSRFAYLSPAWTRANPIACYLTEQYRQDDKDFLNMLSAIRHNEFAAGHLHHIAKRKIDRNAVPQNVPKLFSHNADVDRINTETLGRISSVAKTFDMSSYGPPALVETLIKNCLSPSTLSLKVSAAVMFTKNNPKEGFVNGTLGIVQGFVENVGYPIVKIHSGREIEVEPMEWTVEENGSVCASVTQVPLRLAWAITVHKSQGMSLDEAVMDLTDVFEFGQGYVALSRVRRLSGLHLLGWNERTFQVHPEVLIKDVDFRGQSEQVEIIFSKMTTKEINLMHEQFVKACTGTSIRLSVNAQKKSKANSTPLAKIREKYPNAYQPWTQEHDARLQEFFADKVSVASIAKTFGRQSSAIRSRLVKLGLLDNYFKGKKSS, from the coding sequence ATGACACAAGACGCCGCGCTCACAATTTTAAAAACTGGCGCCAATGTATTTCTTACAGGTGAGCCGGGGAGTGGCAAGACTCACACGATCAACCAATACGTTGCTTGGCTGCGTTCCCACGGAATCGAGCCAGCTATCACCGCTTCAACTGGTATCGCCGCCACGCATATTGGCGGCATGACAGTGCATTCTTGGAGCGGAATCGGAATAAAATCGCGGCTTGATAAATACGACCTTGATCGCATTGCCTCTAACGAACGTGTGGCAAAGCGCATAAGAAACAGCAAGATTCTTATCATAGATGAAGTATCTATGTTGCCCGCGGAAACAGTTTCTATGGTTGACGCGGTATGCTGCGAGGTTATGCAAAAAACCGATCCGTTTGGAGGCTTGCAAGTAATCTTTGTAGGAGATTTTTTTCAATTGCCGCCCGTGGTAAGAATGGATCCTGGGCAACAAGCGCTTGCCCTGAGCTTTGTCGAATGGCCTCCTTCACGCTTCGCGTATCTATCTCCTGCTTGGACACGCGCTAATCCGATTGCGTGCTATCTCACAGAACAATATCGCCAAGATGACAAAGACTTTCTTAATATGCTTTCTGCGATTCGCCATAATGAATTTGCAGCTGGTCATCTACACCATATTGCCAAAAGAAAAATTGATCGTAATGCTGTTCCTCAAAACGTGCCAAAACTTTTTTCTCATAACGCTGACGTTGACCGTATAAACACAGAAACGCTCGGAAGAATTTCGTCTGTCGCAAAAACATTTGATATGTCGTCGTACGGCCCACCGGCGCTAGTAGAAACTCTTATCAAAAATTGCTTATCACCCAGCACGCTTTCTTTGAAAGTTAGCGCGGCAGTTATGTTTACCAAGAATAATCCAAAAGAGGGATTTGTTAATGGCACGCTCGGTATTGTCCAGGGGTTTGTAGAAAATGTTGGTTATCCAATAGTAAAAATTCACAGTGGCAGAGAGATTGAAGTAGAGCCAATGGAATGGACGGTGGAGGAAAATGGCAGTGTGTGCGCAAGCGTAACGCAAGTGCCGCTTCGCCTTGCCTGGGCGATTACTGTTCATAAAAGCCAGGGTATGAGTTTGGACGAAGCCGTAATGGACTTAACGGATGTTTTTGAATTTGGTCAGGGTTACGTCGCGCTTTCTCGCGTACGTCGGCTTTCTGGACTCCATCTTTTGGGCTGGAACGAGCGTACATTTCAAGTTCATCCCGAAGTGCTAATAAAGGATGTAGATTTTCGCGGGCAATCAGAACAGGTAGAAATTATCTTTAGTAAGATGACAACAAAAGAAATTAATCTAATGCACGAACAATTCGTAAAAGCATGCACGGGTACTTCGATACGGCTCAGTGTAAATGCGCAAAAAAAATCCAAGGCGAACTCAACACCACTTGCAAAAATCAGAGAGAAATATCCAAACGCATATCAGCCATGGACGCAAGAGCATGACGCGAGACTGCAAGAATTTTTTGCAGACAAGGTTTCTGTTGCCAGTATTGCAAAAACGTTTGGCAGGCAAAGCAGCGCTATACGATCGCGTCTTGTAAAGCTAGGACTATTGGATAATTACTTTAAAGGGAAAAAGAGTAGCTGA